The region ACAGTCCGGCCGCGGCGAGCCCGAAGCCCCCGATGACCAGCGGCATCAGCAGCTGCACCGAGCTGACGCCGATGTTGCCGCCCGCGGCGTTCAGGCCGAGGGCCGCGCCCTGCCGGTGCTGCGGGTAGAAGTAGGTGATGTTGGCCATGCTGGAGGCGAAGTTGCCGCCGCCGAGCCCGGCCGTCGCCGCGATGGCGAGGAACGCCCAGTAGGGCGTGCCCGGGTCGTTCACCGCGACCGCCAGCAGCACCGCCGGCACCAGCAACAGCAGCGCGCTGACCACCGTCCAGTTGCGCCCGCCGAACCGCGCGGGGGCGAAGGTGTAGGGGATGCGCAGCGCGGAGCCGACGAGGTTGGGCAGGGAGACGATCCAGAACAGCTGGTCGGTGGAGAACCTGTAGCCGCCGAGCCTGACGGCGACGATGCTCCAGACGGTCCACAGCGTGAAGCCCAGGTGCTCGGCCAGGATCGAGAACACCAGGTTGCGCCGGGCCGTCCTCTTCCCGGTGCCCTCCCAGAACGCGGGATCGTCCGGTCTCCAGTCGCCGATCCACCGGCCCTTCCCGGGTTCGCCGGTAGCCGTGTTCGCCGCCTGCGTCACGGTCATCGTTCCTCCTGCGTCTCGGGCCAGCTGGGGTCTCGGGCCAGCTGGGGCGTCTTTCTCAGCTGGGGACCGGTACCGACGCTAGGAAGGGGTCGTTACGCACTTTGACGATGTGTGATCGTGCGGCCGTTACATGTGCCGCACCCAGGAAACATGCGATCCACAGGCATAACGGATGCAACACCGCGGAAACGATCGGTCCCCCGCGCGGGACTCCGCGTTAAGACCGCGTGTCGCCGCCCGCACCCGCGCCGCCCGGCACCCGGTACGCGGTGGTCGCGGGCCGTCACGGAAGGACGGCGCTCCGGCCTCAGAGCACCACCGATGCACCACCGATGCACCACCGATGCACCACCGAGCACCACGTAACACCACTGAGCGCCACGTGCGGTCATGTCACGACATTCCCGTGATCACGGGACTGCTGTTTCGTGACCGGGGTGCGCCGTTTCCGCCACCGGAATGGCACCGGCATGGCACGGACATTTCGGCTGACATGTGACCGGTTTCCCGGCCGCAGGAATATCCGCGGTGACGGACGGGGATATCGAAGCCGCCTCCCGCCTGATGCGGGCCCGCGAGGGCCCGCGCCCACCCGGGAGGACGGATGCCAGCGATCTCGCGCCGCGCGTTCCTGTCGTCGGCGTACCTGTCCGTGGCGCTGCTGTCCGCGCAGGGCGGGATCACCTCACTGGCCGGGCCCGCCCTGGCGGCCCGCGGCCCCCGGCGTCCGCGCGTGTACACCCGCTCCGAGTGGCAGGCCGACCCGCCCGAGAACAAGGCCGAGGTGCTCGACCGGGCCCCCGACCGGCTCGTCGTCCACCACACGGCGACGGCGAACACCGGCGCGGCCGACCTGGAGGCGGCCTTCCGGCTGTCCCGGTCGATCCAGCGCTACCACATGCGGCACAACGGCTGGGAGGACATCGGCGAGCAGTTCACGGTCAGCCGGGGCGGCTACGTCATGGAGGGCCGCAACCGCTCGCTGCCGGCCGCCGAGGCGGGCCGGCACGTGCTGGGGGCGCAGGTGGCCGACCACAACGACCACACGCTGGGCGTCGAGACCGAGGGGACCTACACCTCCTGCCTGCCGCCCGCCCGGCAGTTGTCCGCGCTGACCTCCCTGCTGGCGTGGCTGTGCGACGCGTACGGGCTCGACCCGCAGGTGGCCGTCATCGGCCACCGCGACCTCAACCGGACCGCCTGCCCGGGCGACCGCCTCTACGCGTACCTGCCGCAGCTGCGGGCCGACGTCGCGCGCCGCCTGGGCGGCCGGGCGCCCCGCCGCCCCGGGGCCGCGCCGCCGCGGCTGGCGCTGCCGGACGGCTCCGGCGACCTCTCCGGCGACCTCTCCGGCGGGGGTACGGCGCTCATCGGCGACCTGCCGTTCGAGCACGGCCCGGCGGTCGGCCCGCACGACCTGACCCGCCACCCCCGCGTCCTCTGACGTACGCGGGGGCAGGGGGAGGCGGGGGCGCCGGGAGGCGGTGTCAGAGCCGTCCGGCGTCGAGCCCGCGGCCCTCCAGGGCAGGCAGCCCGACGCCCGTCACGCCGATGTACTTGCCCTCGTACTCGAAGACCCGGAAGGCCGGCTGGCGCTCCGCGTACTCCCGGAAGACCAGGTTGTCCTGGATGTCGTCCATGACCAGCACGTGCTGCCGGGTCAGGTGCGGGCGCACGCGCCGCAGGAAGAACTCCCGGCCCTTCCTGGTCTTGTCCGAGTCGTAGTGGACCAGGTCGACCATCGTGTCCGGGCTCAGCAGTTCCTTCAGGTTGCGCCGGTCGCCCCGGACGCGCAGCGTCCACCGGTGCCTGAGATCGCCGGGAACGACGTATCCGATGTACCGCTCGGGATCGGGCAGCCGGAAGAAGGGGAAGTCGCTGGACAGCAGGCGGCCGGTCTCGTTGGCGCGCATGGCGGCGAGGATCGCGGTGGTGGACCAGCCGGCCGCCACGCCCGTCTCCAGGGCGAGCGCGGGCCGGATGATCCTCGTCAGCAGGTAGAGAAGCTCGACCCCGCCCCCGCCGCCCAGCCGCACGCCCGCCTCGGCGAGCCGCTCCAGGCGTGGCCGCACGGCGTCGGCGTGGGCGCGGGCGAACGCCCGGCCCTCCCGCCAGACCACGGGATCGACGGCGCTCCCCCAGGCGTCCAGGTCCCGCGCGTGCCACGCCGCCCAGCGGCGGGCGGCCTCCCTCTCCCCGTCCTGCCCGTGGCCGAGGCGCCCCCACACCTTCCGCATCATTACCGGCAGGTACGCGGGGCGGGCGGCGTTCCTGACGACGACTCGGACGTTCCTCACGACGTGCCCTTCCTCACGCTCGGCGGCCCAGCAGGGGGCGCCACCAGTCCTGGTGGTCCCGGTACCACCGGATCACCTCGGCCAGCCCCTCGTCGAAGTCCGTCCGGGGCTCGTGGCCGATCGTGCGGATCCGGCCGCTGTCCAGCGCGTAGCGCCGGTCGTGCCCGGCCCGGTCGGGCACGTGCTCGACCATCTCCCACCCGGCGCCGAACGCGTCGAGGATCCGCCGGGTGAGGTCGAGGTTGCTGAGCTCCACCCCACCGCCGATGTTGTAGACCTCGCCGGGCTCCCCCTTGTCCAGCACGACCTGGACGCCCCGGCAGTGGTCGTCGACGTGCAGCCACTCCCGCACGTTGCGGCCGTCGCCGTAGAGCGGCGCGGGCCGCCCGTCGATCAGGTTGGTGACGAACAGCGGGACGACCTTCTCCGGGAACTGGTACGGACCGTAGTTGTTCGAGCATCGCGTCACCCGGACGTCCAGCCCGTACGTGCGGTGGTAGGCGCGGCAGAGCAGGTCGGCGCCGGCCTTGGCGGCGGAGTAGGGCGAGTTCGGCAGCAGCGGCTCCGCCTCCGTCCACGCGCCCGCGTCGATCGACCCGTAGACCTCGTCGGTGGAGACCTGGACGAAGGTGCGGACTCCGGACTCCAGCGCCGCCTGCAGCAGCCGCTGCGTGCCCAGCACGTTGGTCGTGACGAAGTCGCCCGCACCGCTGATGGAGCGGTCGACGTGCGTCTCCGCGGCGAAGTTCACCACCACGTCGTGCCCGGGGACCAGGTCGCCCAGCAGGCCCGCGTCGCACACGTCACCGAGGACGAACTCGAGACGGGGATCGCCCGCGACCGGGGCGAGGTTGGCCGGGTTTCCGGCGTAGGTCAGCTTGTCCAGCACCGTGACCCGGGTGTCCTCGTGCCCCAGGTAGGCCCCCGCCAGCAGCGACCGGACGTAGTGGGAGCCGATGAACCCGGCGCCCCCGGTGACCAAGATCCTCATGCGCGCACCTGCACCTTGCTGTGGTCGCCGACCATGAGCTGATAGGTGTTCGGCACCCTCGTCGCCCGGGTGACCTCGACGTACCGGCCGACCAGCGAGTGGGTGAGGCCGGAGACGCCCCTGATGGCCGACTCGCCGAGCACGATGCTGTAGTCGACCTCGGCGTCGTCGATCACGCAGCCCTCCCCGATGGAGGTGTAGGGGCCGACGTACGAACCGATGATCTTGGTGTCGGCGCCGATGACGACCGGTCCCCGGATGACCGAACGCTCCACGACGGCCCCGAGGGCGATGACGACCCGGCCGGTGACGTGGGAGAGGCCGTCCACGCTGCCGCCGACGTCGGGCTCGATCGCCTCCAGGACCATGCGGTTGCACTCCAGCATGTCCTCCAGGCGCCCGGTGTCCTTCCAGTAGCCCGTGACGAAGTGGGACTGGACGCTGTGGCCGGTGTCGATCAGCCATTTGATCGCTTCGGTGATCTCCAGCTCGCCCCGGGCGGACGGCCTGATCGCGCGCACCGCCTCGTGGATCGCCGGCGAGAACGTGTAGACCCCGACGATCGCGAGGTCGCTGCGCGGGAACTCCGGCTTCTCCTCCAGCCCGACGATCTCCCCGTCCGGCCCGAGCTCGGCCACTCCGTAGAACTGTGGCTCGGCCACCCGGGTGAGCAGGATGCGCGCGTCACACCCGGCCGCGCGGAAGGCGTCGACCAGTCCCGTGATGCCGTCGACGAGGAAGTTGTCGCCGAGATACATCACGAACGGCTCGTCGGCCAGGAACTCCCCCAGCACGAGATCGGCTCCGGCCACCGCCTCGGCGGTGAGCGGCCGCGCGGCGAAACCCGACGGATCCCCGCCGAGCCGCAGCAGCTCCACGCGCGACCGCTCGCTCATCGGGTGCCCCTCGGCCGCGCGGGTTCCCGCGCTGCCCACCAGGATCGGCGAACCGGGCCCCAGGGCCGCCAGGGTGATCCGCTCGGCCATGGCCGATCTGCAGATGTTGCCCGTGCACACGAACAGGATGCGGAACCGGCCCGGATCGTCCGGCACGCCGCTCGCGTACGTACGCTCCATGGGCGGGACGCTAACCCGCGCCCGGCGCGCCGCCGCCGGGGACGCGCCGGGCCTTTACGGTTCCCGTCCGGTCCGCCTCACGGCCTCTCAGGACGAGCAGCCCGTGTCGTCGGCGGTCACCGCCGTGCGCTGCGGACGGACCAGCGGCTGCACGGGGACCACGGGAGCCGCCCGCGCGTACGGTTCGAGCAGGTCGAACTCCAGCGTCCGCGACTGGCCCGGTGCGAACTCCAGCACCTTGGAGAACACGGGATGCGACCGCTCGGTCTCCGAATAGAACGGGACCGGCCGGCCGTCGAGCCGGACCGCTGCCGCCCTGGCCCCCGTCGCGCCGTACAGCGACACCCACAGCAGGTTGGAGCCGGCGGCGCGCGGACACCGCGGGGTGTCGAGGCGGCCGGTGACGTACGCCGGGAGAGTCCCGCGCGGCACGTCGTTGGTCAGCCGGATCCGCACCGTGGAGGCGCGCGTGCCGTCCGGGCGGCACGGGCCGAGAGCATAGGTGAGCGAGCGGTCCAGGTAGTAGTCCAGTTTGGTACCGGCCGAATTGTTGACCACCAGCCCGGCGTACGGCCCCGGCCGTTCCGGCAGCACACCGCCGAGCGGCGTCTCCGCGAGACGGCGCTGCTCGCCGGCGGCCCGGCTCCAGACCCGCAGCCGCTGCTCGCCCGCCATGCGGGAGAGGGCCGGCAGCAGCCGGACGGGATCGCTCAACCGGCGGGTCAGCGCCTCGCTGACCGCGCCCGCGATGCCGATCAGGTACTTCTTGCGCTCGCGGGGGTCGGGATAGCGGGCGTACGCCGCCCGCTCCGTCAGGTCGACCACGCCGCCCGCCGTCACCGTCTCGCCGCCGGGCAGCCGCACCGGCCCGGTCACGTCCAGGAGATAGGACAGACCGACGGGGTCGGTCGCCACGGCGCCGTCGAGCGTCTGGCCGGTCTGGCGCCGCCACAGGCCCGTCCAGGTCGTCGCGGCGTACGGGAAGTGCGGGGAGAGGTTGGAGACCGACAGCATGGTGGTGGGTCCGCGCCCCTACCGCGAGACGAACCGCGGGCCGAGGTCGGCGACGGGCTCGGGGCTGCTCGCGAGGCCGTTGTCGGCCGACAGCCGCGTCACCGACAGGCTGCCGTGGTCGGCGGTGAGGACGCCGATCGCGCCGACGAGCCCGCCGGTGCCGCGGGCCTCGGCGTTCGTCTCGAAGGCCAGGAAGTAGCGACGGGGGCCGTCCCGGCCGAGCATGGGCGGCAGGAGCGCGGCGGCCTCCGCCCCCCGGCTCAGGAAGCCGCGCAGCCGGGCCGCCTCGCGCAGCACGGCGCCGCGCGCGCCGTCCAGCGCGGCCAGCCCGGTCGACGCCGGAGTACGCGCCATGAGCGCCCTCGCCGCCTCCACCCGGGCCGTGGCGTCGCGCAGAACCGGCGCCATCGCGTCGAAGGCGTCGATCGCCCGCCGCATGTCTCCCGGTGCCCGGGCGCCCGCCGTGAGGAGGGGCGCGGCCGAGCGCTCCACCCGGACCAGCGCGCCGGTGATGTCCGCGACCGACGCGGCGAGGCCCCGGGCCGTGGCGGCGCCGTCGCCCACCACGGGCAGGTGCGTGAGCATCGCCCAGTAGGCGCCGCCGCTCAGCCGCCGCGCCTCGGCCGCGTGCCCCAGGGCTTCGGCGAGCGCCGCGGCGGCCGGGCTGTCCGGACCCAGGTTTCCCGGGTCGAGGTCGCCCGGCCGCGCCCGTAGCAGCGCGGCCCGCGCCGCCTCCAGGTGGTCGCGCACGCCGAGCCCGAGGTGGACCGCCCAGCCCCCGGCCAGCGTGAGGCCGAGGGCCAGCGTCGGCAGGCCGGCGAGGGCCAGCCTGCGGGTTCTGCCGTGTGTCACCGGATCACCGTGTGTCACCGGACTACCGCGCCGGTGCTACCCGGCATCGGTGGAGCGCCGCCGCCGCGCGGCGACGAGGGTGCTGCCGAGCGCGACGGCCAGCAGGCCCGCACCGGCGGCGGCCAGACCCACCGGGGCGCCCGTGAACGGCAGCCGGGCGCCGCCGGCCGGGCCGGCCGCGGCGACCGGCGCGGGACCGGCCATCTCCTCGGGCGCCAGGCCGGCCGGTGCCTCGTCCGCCTCGTCCTCGTCGGTGGTGTCCTTCTCGGGGAACTCCTCCTCGGCCGTCTCCCGGCCCTCCTTCTCCGGGACTCCCTCCTCGCCGGTGGCCTCCTTCCCGGGAAGCTCCTCCGGCTCTCCCTCGACGTCCGAGGCCTTGCCGGCTCCCACCGGAGCCTCCGGCCACTGCTCCGCGCTCTGCGTCGCGTTCTGCAGTGGCGCGACCTCGCCTCCGGGCGCACCGGCGCCCGCACCGGCGCCCGGGCCGATGGCCGGGCCGATGCCGGTGACCCCCGGGCCCGTGCCCAGACCCGTGCCCGTGCCCGCGGCGATGGGCTGCGCGTTGCCGGACTTGGTGTCGTTGTAGGTGTAGGCCAGCGGATAGCTCCAGCCGCCGACGTTCTGGTTCCAGATCCCGCCGTTGTTGTTACACGCGTTGCCCGTGCAGACGGGCCGCTGCTCGGCCGTCCCCGGCTCGTTCTCCTGCATGACCGGGCTCGCGTCCACGTCCTCGCCCGGCTCCTCGGCGTTCTCCAGGGTGACGGGCTCCGGCGAGAGGCCCGGCTCGTCCTCCGCCGGGGCGGCCGGTGACATGACGGTCCGCGCGGCCGCGGCCGCGGGGATCCCGAGCGTCAGGCCACCCGCGACCGTCACCGCCAGAAGAATGGGTAGGGTGTTTTTTCGCGCCACTTTGGACTCCCGATAACGGCGTTCACATAAATGAGCATCTGCCCGGCGACTGTTATAAGCGGCGGCGAAGATCGGCTCGATCGCGGCGCACGGCACTTACCGAACGATCGGCCAGGGTTCTCGGTACGTTGACCGCGAGCCACTCACCGCTCCCGCGCCGTCACCGCGGGTGCCAAAGATTTCGCCAACGCCCCCGCGCGACGGCCGCCGATCGGCACCGGAAGGCGATACTCGGTCCGTGACTCGGTCCGTGCGCGGAGATGACGGCGGAGCCGTGACGGCGACCGTCCGGGTGGTCGGCGAGCTGTGCCTGCCCGCCGGGCTGGTCCTGCTGCTGTTCTACGCGTACCTGCTCTGGGGCACCGGCGCGGAGACCGAACGGGAGCAGCGCGTCCTGCAGCGGCGGCTGGGGGAGGTCTTCCTGCGGCACGAGGGGCACGGCTCCCCGGGCGGGGCCGGGATCGGCGACGCCCTGGCGCTGCTGCGCATCCCGCGCCTGGGCGCCGGCTACCGGTTCGCCGTCGTCGAGGGCGTCGGCCCCGACGAGCTGCGCAAGGGTCCCGGTCACTACCCCGGCACCGCCCTGCCCGGTCAGGTGGGCAACTTCGTGCTCTCGGGGCACCGCACCACCTACGCCGCGCCGTTCAACCGGATCGACGAACTGCGGCCCGGCGACGACGTCGTGGTGGACGCGCCGGACGCCCGCTACACCTACCGGGTGCGGGGCAAGGAGGTCGTGGACCCCGGCGACCTGGACGTCGTCGATCCCGTTCCGGGGCATCCGGCGCGACGGCCCACGCGGGCGCTGATGACCATGACCACGTGTGATCCCAAGTTCTCCGCGGCACGGCGCCTGATCGTGCGGAGCGAGCTCGTCCGCCGCGAGGAACGCCGGGATCGGTAGGGGGATCTCCCATGTACAGGTTCCTGTGGAGGCGGCTGCCCGGCGGCACCCCGCTCCGGCTGACGATCACCGTGCTGCTGGCCGGAGCCGCGGTGGCCGCGCTGTGGTACGTCGTGTTCCCCTGGGCGGCCCCGCGCCTGCCGATGGGATAACCGGCCGAGGGGATGAGGGTCAAGGGTGATCAGAGAGCGGTCAGAGGGCGACGCCGAGCAGCGCGTCGGCGACGTCGCGGACCAGCGCGGGCGAGGAGGCGTCGTCGCCCTCCCCGGCCGCCCAGGCGTCGATCGCGGCGATCGCGCCGGGCGTGTCGAGGTCGTCCGCGACCCGCTCGCGAACCGCGGCGAGCACGGCGTCGCCCGCGGGCCCCGCCGGACGCGCCACCGCCGCGCGCCACCGCGCCAGCCGGGCCTCCGCCTCGGGGAGCTGGCCGGCCGTCCACTCCCAATCGGTGCGGTAGTGATGCGCCAGCAGGGCGAGCCGCACGGCCATGGGGTCGGTCGCCGGCCGCAGCCGGGAGACGAACACGAGGTTGCCCTTGGACTTCGACATCTTCTCGCCGTCGAGGCCGACCATGCCGGCGTGCACGTACGCCCGGGCGAACGGCCACTCGCCGGTGGCCACATGGCCCTCGCAGGCGCCCATCTCGTGGTGGGGGAAGATCAGGTCGGAGCCGCCGCCGGCGACGTCGAACCCGGTGCCGAGGTTGCGCAGGGCGATGGCCGTGCACTCGACGTGCCAGCCCGGCCTGCCCCGGCCGAACGGCGAGTCCCAGGAGGGCTCGCCCGGCCGCTCGGCCCGCCACAGCAGCCAGTCGAGCGGGTGGCGCTTGCCCTCCCTGCCGGGGTCTCCCCCACGCTCCGCGAACAACGCGAGCATCGTCTCCTCGGAGTATCCCGAGACCGCGCCGAAC is a window of Microbispora sp. NBC_01189 DNA encoding:
- a CDS encoding sugar phosphate nucleotidyltransferase; the encoded protein is MERTYASGVPDDPGRFRILFVCTGNICRSAMAERITLAALGPGSPILVGSAGTRAAEGHPMSERSRVELLRLGGDPSGFAARPLTAEAVAGADLVLGEFLADEPFVMYLGDNFLVDGITGLVDAFRAAGCDARILLTRVAEPQFYGVAELGPDGEIVGLEEKPEFPRSDLAIVGVYTFSPAIHEAVRAIRPSARGELEITEAIKWLIDTGHSVQSHFVTGYWKDTGRLEDMLECNRMVLEAIEPDVGGSVDGLSHVTGRVVIALGAVVERSVIRGPVVIGADTKIIGSYVGPYTSIGEGCVIDDAEVDYSIVLGESAIRGVSGLTHSLVGRYVEVTRATRVPNTYQLMVGDHSKVQVRA
- the rfbB gene encoding dTDP-glucose 4,6-dehydratase is translated as MRILVTGGAGFIGSHYVRSLLAGAYLGHEDTRVTVLDKLTYAGNPANLAPVAGDPRLEFVLGDVCDAGLLGDLVPGHDVVVNFAAETHVDRSISGAGDFVTTNVLGTQRLLQAALESGVRTFVQVSTDEVYGSIDAGAWTEAEPLLPNSPYSAAKAGADLLCRAYHRTYGLDVRVTRCSNNYGPYQFPEKVVPLFVTNLIDGRPAPLYGDGRNVREWLHVDDHCRGVQVVLDKGEPGEVYNIGGGVELSNLDLTRRILDAFGAGWEMVEHVPDRAGHDRRYALDSGRIRTIGHEPRTDFDEGLAEVIRWYRDHQDWWRPLLGRRA
- a CDS encoding peptidoglycan recognition family protein, with the translated sequence MPAISRRAFLSSAYLSVALLSAQGGITSLAGPALAARGPRRPRVYTRSEWQADPPENKAEVLDRAPDRLVVHHTATANTGAADLEAAFRLSRSIQRYHMRHNGWEDIGEQFTVSRGGYVMEGRNRSLPAAEAGRHVLGAQVADHNDHTLGVETEGTYTSCLPPARQLSALTSLLAWLCDAYGLDPQVAVIGHRDLNRTACPGDRLYAYLPQLRADVARRLGGRAPRRPGAAPPRLALPDGSGDLSGDLSGGGTALIGDLPFEHGPAVGPHDLTRHPRVL
- a CDS encoding class I SAM-dependent methyltransferase, translating into MRNVRVVVRNAARPAYLPVMMRKVWGRLGHGQDGEREAARRWAAWHARDLDAWGSAVDPVVWREGRAFARAHADAVRPRLERLAEAGVRLGGGGGVELLYLLTRIIRPALALETGVAAGWSTTAILAAMRANETGRLLSSDFPFFRLPDPERYIGYVVPGDLRHRWTLRVRGDRRNLKELLSPDTMVDLVHYDSDKTRKGREFFLRRVRPHLTRQHVLVMDDIQDNLVFREYAERQPAFRVFEYEGKYIGVTGVGLPALEGRGLDAGRL
- the mshC gene encoding cysteine--1-D-myo-inosityl 2-amino-2-deoxy-alpha-D-glucopyranoside ligase, producing MRSWSAPNVPKLPGPGLPLRLYDTAAREVRETAPTGEARMYVCGITPYDATHLGHANTYLAFDLVNRAWRDAGHDVHYTQNATDVDDPLLERAAATGTDWRSLGEREIELFRSDMEALRILPPREYVGVTETIDEITAVIGRLTERGATYDIDGDVYFSVTAAPKFGAVSGYSEETMLALFAERGGDPGREGKRHPLDWLLWRAERPGEPSWDSPFGRGRPGWHVECTAIALRNLGTGFDVAGGGSDLIFPHHEMGACEGHVATGEWPFARAYVHAGMVGLDGEKMSKSKGNLVFVSRLRPATDPMAVRLALLAHHYRTDWEWTAGQLPEAEARLARWRAAVARPAGPAGDAVLAAVRERVADDLDTPGAIAAIDAWAAGEGDDASSPALVRDVADALLGVAL
- a CDS encoding class E sortase: MTRSVRGDDGGAVTATVRVVGELCLPAGLVLLLFYAYLLWGTGAETEREQRVLQRRLGEVFLRHEGHGSPGGAGIGDALALLRIPRLGAGYRFAVVEGVGPDELRKGPGHYPGTALPGQVGNFVLSGHRTTYAAPFNRIDELRPGDDVVVDAPDARYTYRVRGKEVVDPGDLDVVDPVPGHPARRPTRALMTMTTCDPKFSAARRLIVRSELVRREERRDR